One part of the Dyadobacter sp. 676 genome encodes these proteins:
- a CDS encoding tail fiber domain-containing protein, whose translation MKRIYQFVAVLSLAHTMVLNGYAQTHYGVGAGTQGIGHAFFGTEAGTVNTASGSTFLGHQAGISNTTGFWNTFVGNNAGYGCVNGSKNTYVGLEAGYFGNGTGNTFLGMSAGHGNVGEMNVFIGLETGQNSVQGSKNTFLGAGAGLSSDASFNTFVGYRTGYSTTSGVSNTFIGNEAGYSNATGAANAFLGAKAGLLNTDGRYNAFLGSRAGAENTTGERNTYLGYNSGGEPTLINASAIGADAKVLSSNSLVLGNKANVGIGVSAPSFQLHLSTDAAAKAGSPDWIVASDSRLKKNITDFTDGLDLLKQIKPVWFQYNGQAGIKTGDKKFVGIIAQEMQKIAPYTIGTFMHQDSLGNKTEYLDYDANAVTYILINSVKEQQQIIEQKDAELKEVNTQVAALSKRLEQLERIVASNTAKPLNGSAARMEPNTNGVVFEQNVPNGFSGNSAIKYFIPQSVKEATVEVYSVNGVKVNSYVVKERGEG comes from the coding sequence ATGAAACGGATTTACCAGTTTGTGGCAGTGCTGTCGCTTGCGCACACAATGGTTCTCAACGGGTACGCTCAAACGCACTATGGTGTTGGCGCCGGTACGCAAGGCATAGGTCATGCGTTTTTCGGCACAGAGGCCGGGACAGTGAATACGGCGTCGGGAAGTACATTTTTGGGACATCAGGCCGGAATAAGTAATACCACAGGTTTCTGGAACACTTTTGTCGGTAATAATGCTGGCTATGGATGTGTGAATGGTAGTAAAAATACGTACGTGGGCCTGGAAGCAGGATATTTTGGCAATGGGACCGGAAATACATTTCTTGGCATGTCAGCAGGCCACGGGAACGTTGGTGAAATGAACGTCTTTATTGGTCTGGAGACAGGACAAAATAGTGTTCAGGGATCAAAAAATACTTTTTTGGGAGCAGGCGCTGGATTGAGCAGCGATGCAAGTTTTAACACTTTTGTAGGTTACCGGACGGGTTATTCTACGACCTCAGGCGTTTCCAATACTTTCATAGGCAATGAAGCCGGATATTCCAATGCCACAGGTGCGGCCAATGCTTTTTTAGGTGCAAAAGCCGGGCTATTAAATACCGATGGCCGCTACAATGCATTTCTTGGTAGTCGGGCGGGAGCGGAAAACACCACCGGTGAACGGAATACATATCTCGGTTACAATTCAGGTGGCGAGCCGACTTTGATAAACGCTTCGGCCATCGGCGCGGACGCTAAGGTTTTGTCAAGTAATAGTCTTGTTCTTGGCAATAAAGCTAATGTAGGGATAGGCGTATCTGCCCCCTCATTCCAACTCCACCTCAGCACCGATGCTGCCGCCAAAGCCGGCTCGCCGGACTGGATTGTAGCCTCGGACAGCCGCCTAAAAAAGAACATTACCGACTTCACCGATGGCCTGGATTTACTCAAACAAATTAAACCCGTCTGGTTCCAGTACAACGGCCAGGCAGGCATTAAGACGGGCGACAAGAAATTCGTTGGCATCATCGCGCAGGAAATGCAGAAAATAGCACCGTACACGATTGGTACATTTATGCACCAGGATTCATTGGGCAACAAAACCGAATATCTGGATTACGATGCCAATGCCGTCACCTACATTCTGATTAATTCCGTGAAAGAGCAGCAGCAGATAATCGAGCAGAAGGATGCGGAGTTGAAAGAGGTGAATACACAGGTTGCTGCATTGTCAAAGCGGCTCGAACAGTTGGAGCGGATCGTAGCCTCGAATACAGCAAAGCCTCTGAATGGCAGCGCGGCGCGGATGGAGCCGAATACGAATGGGGTAGTTTTCGAACAAAATGTTCCGAACGGATTCTCCGGAAATTCGGCAATTAAATACTTCATTCCGCAGTCCGTAAAGGAAGCGACTGTCGAAGTGTATTCGGTAAATGGCGTGAAAGTGAATTCTTATGTGGTAAAGGAGCGCGGGGAAGGGTAA